A window of Blastomonas sp. SL216 contains these coding sequences:
- a CDS encoding SPOR domain-containing protein: MLGAAVLALTVASPALADVKAGVDAWERGDFANAVAEWRDPATRGDADAQFNLGQAYKLGRGVPMDLKQAEAWYKKAADRGHVQAADNYGLVLFQDNRREEAMPYIRASAGRGEPRAQYVLGTAMFNGDIAEKDWVRAYALMTRASAQGLPQASRSLATMDKYIPLAERTRGTQLAAQLEREAVAERQKLAGAAAGLATADTATGATAPVKPVVTAAARPAPVLTRPATGSTIQTTDLPPSRVNGTVIPTLPSSPTGTAASAGVDFATMGTPSAPAPTMAPAPAPAPRPAAPVAAPVATAASTVPAVTAIGDWRIQLGAFSEEGRARTLWSGLERQNAALNGLQPYLVKAGAVTKLQAGPFASQADAKKACDAVARTGQACFAIKK, translated from the coding sequence ATGTTGGGCGCTGCGGTGCTCGCACTTACGGTGGCCAGCCCGGCGCTGGCCGATGTCAAGGCCGGGGTCGATGCCTGGGAACGCGGCGATTTCGCCAATGCCGTGGCCGAATGGCGCGATCCTGCGACCAGGGGCGATGCCGATGCGCAGTTCAACCTGGGCCAGGCCTATAAGCTGGGCCGGGGCGTGCCGATGGATCTGAAACAGGCCGAAGCCTGGTACAAGAAGGCGGCTGATCGCGGCCATGTCCAGGCGGCGGACAATTACGGGCTGGTGCTGTTCCAGGACAATCGCCGCGAAGAGGCGATGCCCTATATCCGCGCGTCCGCCGGGCGCGGCGAGCCCCGCGCGCAATATGTGCTGGGCACCGCGATGTTCAACGGCGACATTGCCGAGAAGGACTGGGTGCGCGCCTATGCGCTGATGACCCGCGCCTCCGCGCAGGGCCTGCCCCAGGCCTCGCGCAGCCTGGCGACGATGGACAAATATATCCCGCTGGCCGAGCGGACCCGCGGCACCCAGCTGGCCGCACAGCTTGAGCGCGAGGCCGTGGCCGAACGCCAGAAGCTGGCCGGCGCAGCCGCAGGCCTCGCCACGGCCGATACCGCCACCGGCGCCACCGCTCCGGTCAAGCCGGTCGTCACCGCCGCCGCCAGGCCCGCCCCGGTGCTGACCCGCCCGGCCACCGGATCGACGATCCAGACCACCGACCTGCCGCCTTCGCGCGTCAATGGCACGGTGATCCCGACCCTGCCCTCCAGCCCGACTGGCACCGCAGCGAGCGCAGGCGTCGATTTCGCGACCATGGGCACGCCTTCCGCACCTGCGCCGACGATGGCTCCGGCCCCGGCCCCGGCACCCAGGCCTGCCGCTCCGGTGGCTGCACCGGTCGCCACCGCCGCCAGCACCGTGCCTGCGGTCACCGCCATCGGCGACTGGCGCATCCAGCTGGGCGCGTTCAGCGAAGAAGGCCGCGCACGCACCCTGTGGAGCGGGCTCGAACGTCAGAATGCCGCGCTGAACGGCCTGCAGCCCTATCTGGTCAAGGCTGGCGCGGTCACCAAGCTTCAGGCAGGGCCGTTCGCGAGCCAGGCGGACGCCAAAAAGGCGTGCGACGCCGTCGCCCGCACCGGCCAGGCCTGTTTCGCGATCAAGAAATGA
- a CDS encoding M23 family metallopeptidase, which produces MARGRKRIDTGLALMAALCVAGCIPGGVTSRGLEPEITEAGAPAAPPAAEPVAGSDAPVWESRSVAANASDVTGTRYTVQPGDTLRGIGNRTGAGSEAIAAANGLSAPYLLRPGQQLTIPGGRYHTVAQGETGIAIAHAYRVAWSDIVTLNALEEPYILRVGQKLKLPAGAQIAAPATATPAARPGTAQGRIGALVVNIDDVVTGSQPAIAEDTPVPAAKPARAPVAATVPVAVPQAFSGRFTWPLTGTLLTRYGPVGKGQISNGIDIAAVRGQAFRAAADGVVSYAGSEVAIYGGLILVSHGGGWVSAYGHAERIDVTRGQAVKAGQVLGIAGQSGFAETPKLHFELRKDRKPVDPLLYLPKN; this is translated from the coding sequence ATGGCGAGGGGTAGGAAACGGATCGATACGGGGCTGGCCTTGATGGCCGCGCTGTGCGTTGCAGGCTGCATTCCCGGAGGGGTGACCTCGCGGGGGCTGGAGCCGGAGATTACCGAGGCCGGGGCACCCGCCGCGCCGCCCGCCGCAGAGCCGGTCGCAGGCAGCGATGCGCCGGTCTGGGAAAGCCGCAGCGTCGCCGCCAACGCCTCCGATGTCACGGGCACCCGCTATACCGTCCAGCCCGGCGATACGCTGCGCGGCATCGGCAACCGGACGGGTGCGGGATCGGAAGCGATCGCGGCGGCGAACGGCCTTTCCGCGCCGTACCTGCTGCGCCCGGGCCAGCAGCTGACCATCCCCGGCGGCCGCTATCACACCGTGGCTCAGGGCGAGACCGGCATCGCCATCGCGCACGCCTATCGCGTCGCGTGGAGCGATATCGTGACGCTCAACGCGCTCGAGGAACCCTATATCCTGCGTGTCGGGCAGAAGTTGAAACTGCCCGCAGGGGCGCAGATCGCCGCGCCTGCCACGGCGACGCCTGCGGCCAGGCCCGGCACCGCGCAGGGCCGCATCGGCGCGCTGGTGGTCAATATCGACGATGTCGTCACCGGCAGCCAGCCTGCCATTGCCGAAGACACGCCCGTGCCGGCAGCCAAGCCCGCGCGCGCGCCCGTGGCCGCGACGGTGCCGGTGGCCGTGCCCCAGGCGTTTTCTGGCAGGTTCACCTGGCCGCTGACCGGCACGCTGCTCACCCGCTATGGCCCGGTCGGCAAGGGGCAGATCAGCAACGGCATCGATATCGCCGCCGTGCGCGGCCAGGCATTCCGCGCGGCAGCCGATGGCGTGGTCAGCTATGCCGGCAGCGAGGTTGCGATCTATGGCGGGCTCATCCTGGTCAGCCATGGCGGCGGCTGGGTCAGCGCCTATGGCCATGCTGAACGCATCGATGTGACTCGCGGCCAGGCGGTCAAGGCAGGGCAGGTGCTGGGCATTGCCGGGCAGAGCGGCTTTGCCGAAACCCCCAAGCTGCATTTCGAGCTGCGCAAGGACCGCAAGCCGGTCGATCCGCTGCTCTACCTGCCGAAGAACTGA
- a CDS encoding mechanosensitive ion channel — MTAGISALFMRWGWIERPQDLQYVEGVMAALIATAALMIGWGLSRLIYMRLAAIWERRAGYESQLARRRIRDMVRRFTTAMLIGMALNLYDWSLIASVVFGITLAISLALFVNDLVRGVRMPDWLGTFLGLATLISILASMFGGLDPITTAMDRVGFNLGEKRFSLLWVVTIAITILVLYTAARVVNRIAGHIIGSSDGLDPTQKLLGQKIASVVVIVLAFFIGIDTLGIDLTALSFFSGAFGLAIGFGLQKTIGNLFAGIILLLDRSIKPGDVIAVGDSFGWVNKIGVRAVSVITRDGKEHLIPNEDLMTTPVENWSYSDRNVRMRIPLGVSYSSDMQLVQELLYRAVDEAPRVLKDPAPRIWMTDFGDNSVNWEIRAWISDPEGGMGNIRGDVLMRVWVLFKEHGIEIPFPQRDLYIKEMPGMGAAEAASKGDAPSRSA; from the coding sequence ATGACCGCAGGGATTTCCGCACTGTTCATGCGCTGGGGCTGGATCGAGCGCCCGCAAGACCTGCAATATGTCGAGGGCGTGATGGCCGCGCTGATCGCCACCGCCGCGCTGATGATCGGCTGGGGGTTGAGCCGCCTGATCTATATGCGGCTGGCGGCGATCTGGGAACGGCGCGCCGGCTATGAAAGCCAGCTCGCCCGCCGCCGCATCCGCGACATGGTGCGCCGCTTCACCACCGCGATGCTGATCGGCATGGCGCTCAACCTCTATGACTGGAGCCTGATCGCCTCGGTGGTGTTCGGCATCACGCTCGCCATCTCGCTGGCGCTGTTCGTCAACGATCTGGTGCGCGGCGTGCGCATGCCCGACTGGCTGGGCACGTTCCTGGGCCTGGCGACGCTGATCTCGATCCTGGCGAGCATGTTCGGCGGATTGGACCCGATCACCACCGCGATGGACCGGGTGGGCTTCAACCTCGGGGAAAAGCGCTTCTCGCTGCTCTGGGTGGTCACCATAGCGATCACCATCCTGGTGCTCTATACCGCTGCGCGCGTGGTCAACCGCATCGCCGGGCATATCATCGGCAGCAGCGACGGGCTCGATCCCACGCAGAAGCTGCTGGGGCAGAAGATCGCCAGCGTCGTCGTCATCGTGCTCGCCTTTTTCATCGGCATCGACACGCTGGGCATCGACCTTACCGCACTCAGCTTTTTCTCGGGCGCTTTCGGCCTTGCCATCGGTTTCGGCCTGCAGAAGACGATCGGCAACCTGTTTGCGGGCATCATCCTGCTGCTCGACCGGTCGATCAAGCCGGGGGATGTCATCGCTGTGGGCGACAGCTTCGGCTGGGTGAACAAGATCGGCGTGCGCGCGGTGTCGGTCATCACCCGCGACGGCAAGGAGCATCTGATCCCCAACGAGGACCTGATGACCACCCCGGTGGAGAACTGGTCCTATTCGGACCGCAACGTGCGGATGCGCATCCCGCTGGGCGTCAGCTATTCGAGCGACATGCAGCTGGTGCAGGAACTGCTCTACCGCGCGGTCGATGAAGCACCGCGCGTGCTGAAAGACCCTGCCCCGCGCATCTGGATGACCGATTTCGGCGACAACAGCGTCAACTGGGAAATCCGCGCCTGGATCAGCGATCCCGAAGGCGGCATGGGCAATATCCGCGGCGACGTTCTGATGCGCGTGTGGGTACTGTTCAAGGAACACGGGATCGAGATCCCGTTCCCGCAGCGGGACCTGTATATCAAGGAAATGCCGGGCATGGGGGCGGCGGAGGCCGCTTCGAAAGGTGATGCCCCCTCCCGCTCAGCCTGA
- a CDS encoding tetratricopeptide repeat protein — protein MRFAPAAIALSLVLATVSSTGIGQSPRTPVNPSSQALVNEGAKVQAAGKLDDANGLFEAALAVDPGNRSAYIALAQVASAQGLPGKAIRYYREALRLDPNDVAALAGQGEAMIQRGAVEKARRNLVRIEAICTTGCTEAGRLLAAIDKAAAKPVLSAEAVASTPTVTEQP, from the coding sequence ATGCGTTTTGCGCCTGCCGCCATTGCCCTGTCACTTGTTCTTGCAACCGTTTCCAGCACCGGCATCGGCCAATCGCCGCGCACGCCGGTCAACCCCTCGTCGCAGGCGCTGGTCAACGAAGGTGCCAAGGTGCAGGCTGCGGGCAAGCTCGACGATGCAAACGGGCTGTTCGAGGCCGCACTGGCGGTCGATCCGGGCAACCGCTCCGCCTATATCGCGCTGGCCCAGGTGGCGAGCGCGCAAGGCCTGCCGGGCAAGGCGATCCGCTATTATCGCGAGGCGCTGCGTCTCGACCCGAATGATGTCGCCGCGCTGGCCGGCCAGGGCGAGGCAATGATCCAGCGTGGTGCGGTGGAAAAGGCACGGCGCAACCTGGTGCGGATCGAGGCGATCTGCACCACCGGCTGCACCGAAGCCGGCCGCCTGCTCGCCGCCATCGACAAGGCCGCCGCCAAGCCGGTGCTGTCCGCCGAAGCCGTCGCTTCGACGCCCACGGTGACCGAGCAGCCTTGA
- the surE gene encoding 5'/3'-nucleotidase SurE, translating into MRILLTNDDGVHAPGLAVLAEIARALSDDVWIVAPAEEQSGAGHSLTITRPLRVHQHGEKHYSVTGTPTDAVMMAVARLMKDTPPDLILSGINRGANLGEDVTYSGTVSAAMEGALAGIPSIALSQVYAREGAGLDVSFEASAAWGEQVVRKLINQPMPPRTLVNVNFPALPADQVRGVKVVNQGFRDYGRLKIVTNTDPRGFEYHWFGLGAAESSPAHSTDLEAVADGFIAVTPLHLDLTHHQSIAALTATFAAD; encoded by the coding sequence ATGCGCATCCTGTTGACCAATGATGATGGCGTCCACGCGCCGGGCCTGGCCGTGCTGGCCGAGATTGCCCGGGCGCTCTCCGACGACGTGTGGATTGTCGCTCCGGCCGAGGAGCAGTCGGGCGCGGGGCATTCGCTGACCATCACCCGCCCGTTGCGCGTGCATCAGCATGGCGAGAAGCATTATTCGGTCACCGGCACGCCGACCGATGCGGTGATGATGGCGGTGGCGCGGCTGATGAAGGACACGCCGCCCGACCTCATCCTTTCGGGGATCAACCGGGGTGCCAATCTGGGCGAGGACGTGACCTATTCGGGCACCGTGTCTGCCGCGATGGAAGGCGCGCTGGCGGGCATCCCCTCGATCGCGCTCAGCCAGGTCTATGCTCGCGAAGGGGCGGGGCTGGACGTATCCTTCGAGGCCTCTGCCGCCTGGGGCGAGCAGGTGGTGCGCAAGCTGATCAACCAGCCGATGCCGCCGCGCACGCTGGTCAATGTCAACTTCCCGGCGCTGCCGGCCGATCAGGTGCGCGGCGTGAAGGTGGTGAACCAGGGCTTTCGCGATTACGGGCGGCTCAAGATCGTCACCAACACCGATCCGCGCGGCTTTGAATATCACTGGTTCGGCCTGGGCGCGGCGGAGAGCAGCCCGGCGCACAGCACCGATCTGGAGGCGGTTGCGGATGGGTTCATCGCGGTGACGCCGCTGCATCTGGACCTGACGCATCATCAGTCGATCGCGGCACTGACCGCCACCTTTGCTGCGGATTGA
- a CDS encoding ParA family protein: protein MRVLALASQKGGSGKTTLSGHLAVQAQLAGDGPVVLIDIDPQGSLADWWNEREPEYPAFAQTTVARLPADLAILRQQGFKLAVIDTPPAITMAIQSVISVAELIVVPTRPSPHDLRAVGATVDLCERAGKPLIFVVNAATPKARITSEAAVALSQHGTVAPTTLHHRTDFAASMIDGRTVMEVDPNGKSAGEVRALWTYISDRLEKNFRRTVFAVPNAPVAPGAIRPMGGFGRRVAGS from the coding sequence GTGCGCGTACTCGCTTTGGCATCACAAAAAGGAGGATCGGGCAAGACGACCCTTTCGGGTCATCTGGCCGTGCAGGCGCAGCTGGCCGGCGACGGCCCGGTGGTGCTGATCGACATCGATCCGCAAGGCTCGCTGGCCGATTGGTGGAACGAGCGCGAGCCCGAATATCCCGCATTTGCGCAGACCACGGTCGCACGGCTGCCTGCCGATCTTGCCATTTTGCGCCAGCAGGGCTTCAAGCTCGCCGTCATCGATACGCCGCCTGCGATCACCATGGCGATCCAGTCGGTCATCTCGGTCGCAGAGCTGATCGTGGTCCCGACCCGGCCCAGCCCGCACGATCTGCGCGCAGTGGGGGCGACGGTCGACCTGTGCGAGCGCGCGGGCAAGCCGCTGATCTTCGTCGTCAACGCCGCCACGCCCAAGGCGCGGATCACCTCTGAAGCCGCTGTCGCCTTGTCCCAGCATGGGACAGTCGCGCCGACGACTTTGCACCATCGCACCGATTTTGCCGCATCGATGATCGATGGCCGCACGGTGATGGAGGTCGACCCCAACGGCAAGTCCGCCGGCGAGGTGCGCGCGCTGTGGACCTATATTTCCGACCGGCTGGAAAAGAACTTCCGCCGCACCGTGTTTGCCGTGCCCA
- the metC gene encoding cystathionine beta-lyase, protein MPKPPSSPQKPATRLVTGGRRPEWTGTADQPGAVVNPPVWRASTHLYPDTAALKSGPQTNEDGRFFYGRRGAPTQWALAEALTALEPGAHGTMLYPSGVAAITGALLSVLSPGDVLLMTDSAYDPSRGFADGLLKRFGVETRYYDPLTGSGITALICERTRAILMESPGSLTFEVQDVPAICQAARAASPDIALLIDNTWATGLFLPALELGVDMSIMACTKYIVGHSDVMLGSVSATERYYPRLRQTAQALGHVVSPDDAWLALRGLRTLDVRLRQHQASALKVAHWLAEQPQVARVLHPALPSCPGHDLWQRDFRGSSGLFSFVLNGGSDTARAALIDTLELFGIGYSWGGFESLAIPVDPARCRSVTPWPPAGDANPYAVRLHIGLEDPDDLIADLAKGLDAFTMAA, encoded by the coding sequence ATGCCCAAGCCCCCCTCCTCGCCGCAAAAGCCCGCCACCCGTCTCGTTACCGGTGGCCGGCGGCCTGAGTGGACCGGGACGGCGGATCAGCCCGGTGCGGTGGTCAACCCGCCGGTCTGGCGCGCCAGCACGCACCTTTATCCGGATACAGCCGCGCTCAAGTCCGGCCCGCAAACCAATGAGGATGGACGGTTTTTCTATGGCCGCCGCGGCGCGCCGACGCAATGGGCGCTGGCCGAGGCGCTGACCGCGCTGGAACCGGGCGCGCATGGCACCATGCTCTACCCCTCGGGTGTCGCTGCGATCACCGGCGCGCTGCTGAGCGTATTGTCGCCGGGCGATGTGCTGTTGATGACCGACAGCGCCTATGACCCGTCGCGCGGCTTTGCCGACGGCCTGCTCAAGCGTTTCGGTGTTGAGACGCGCTATTATGATCCGCTCACAGGCTCCGGAATTACAGCGCTTATCTGCGAACGCACCCGCGCCATCCTGATGGAAAGCCCAGGCAGCCTGACCTTCGAGGTGCAGGATGTGCCCGCCATCTGCCAGGCGGCGCGCGCGGCCAGCCCCGATATTGCGCTGCTGATCGATAATACCTGGGCGACCGGCCTGTTCCTGCCCGCGCTGGAGCTCGGCGTGGACATGAGCATCATGGCCTGCACCAAATATATTGTCGGCCATTCGGACGTGATGCTGGGATCGGTCAGCGCGACCGAGCGCTATTATCCGCGCCTGCGCCAGACCGCGCAGGCCCTGGGCCATGTCGTCTCGCCCGATGATGCCTGGCTGGCGCTGAGGGGCCTGCGCACGCTCGATGTGCGGCTGCGCCAGCATCAGGCTTCGGCGCTCAAGGTTGCGCACTGGCTGGCCGAGCAACCGCAGGTGGCACGCGTGCTGCACCCCGCGCTCCCCTCCTGCCCCGGCCATGACCTGTGGCAGCGCGATTTCCGGGGCTCTAGCGGGCTGTTCTCCTTCGTGCTGAACGGCGGATCGGATACGGCGCGCGCCGCGCTGATCGATACGCTGGAGCTGTTCGGCATCGGCTATAGCTGGGGCGGGTTCGAGAGCCTGGCGATCCCGGTTGACCCGGCGCGCTGCCGCAGCGTGACGCCCTGGCCGCCTGCCGGTGATGCCAATCCCTATGCGGTGCGGCTGCATATCGGGCTGGAAGACCCCGATGACCTGATCGCCGACCTTGCCAAGGGGCTGGACGCGTTTACCATGGCGGCATGA
- a CDS encoding RsmB/NOP family class I SAM-dependent RNA methyltransferase — protein sequence MTPAARVQAAIDLVDAILHAARGQGASADTLARQFFRERRYMGSGDRRAVRDLAWRAVRRFGELPANGRAALAGLAREDADLAALFDGSSYGPALLSDAEPVASGGRIPGWIERLLPALFDEPEKAALLDRAALDLRFDPARTDAQALRSVWPEIVFTDALPRAARLPGNTPVEDSAPWQQGVIDVQDWGSQAIVQACLDETAPELVIDLCAGAGGKTLALSALMPDARIIASDTSRDRLQAMQPRRKRAGPDRIEPLLLDPKREWDKLARFEGQAGLVLVDAPCSGSGTWRRNPETRWRLTSERLARLVAEQARLIEIARRLVRPGGALVYAVCSLLPDEGPRQAARGLCRGEGWTITDPNMTIGRLVGVDGGLLDMPQGAGEAAGRLLTPHHDGTDGFFFTRAHRT from the coding sequence ATGACCCCGGCGGCCCGCGTCCAGGCTGCGATCGATCTGGTCGATGCCATTCTCCATGCCGCACGCGGACAGGGCGCGAGCGCGGATACGCTGGCGCGCCAGTTCTTCCGCGAGCGGCGCTATATGGGATCGGGCGATCGGCGCGCGGTGCGCGATCTGGCCTGGCGCGCAGTGCGACGCTTTGGCGAGCTTCCCGCCAATGGCCGCGCGGCGCTGGCCGGGCTGGCGCGTGAGGACGCGGACCTGGCGGCGCTGTTCGATGGATCGTCCTATGGCCCCGCGCTGCTGAGCGATGCCGAACCGGTGGCGAGCGGCGGGCGCATTCCCGGCTGGATCGAGCGGCTGCTGCCTGCGCTGTTCGATGAACCCGAAAAGGCCGCGCTGCTCGATCGCGCCGCGCTCGACCTGCGTTTCGATCCCGCGCGCACCGATGCGCAGGCGCTGCGCTCGGTCTGGCCCGAGATCGTGTTCACCGATGCCTTGCCTCGTGCAGCACGGCTGCCCGGCAATACCCCGGTGGAGGATAGCGCGCCGTGGCAGCAGGGCGTGATCGACGTGCAGGACTGGGGCAGCCAGGCGATCGTGCAGGCCTGCCTTGATGAAACCGCGCCGGAGCTGGTGATCGATCTGTGCGCGGGCGCGGGCGGCAAGACGCTGGCGCTTTCGGCGCTGATGCCGGACGCGCGGATCATCGCATCGGATACCAGCCGCGATCGCCTGCAGGCGATGCAGCCGCGCCGCAAACGCGCCGGGCCCGACCGGATCGAGCCGCTGCTGCTCGACCCGAAGCGCGAATGGGACAAGCTGGCGCGCTTCGAGGGCCAGGCCGGGCTGGTGCTGGTCGATGCGCCGTGCAGCGGCTCGGGCACCTGGCGGCGCAATCCGGAAACCCGCTGGCGGCTGACCAGTGAGCGGCTCGCCCGGCTGGTCGCCGAACAGGCGCGGCTGATCGAGATCGCCAGGCGGCTGGTGCGGCCCGGCGGGGCGCTGGTCTATGCGGTCTGCTCGCTGCTGCCCGACGAGGGGCCACGCCAGGCCGCGCGCGGCTTGTGCCGCGGCGAGGGCTGGACTATCACTGACCCCAATATGACCATTGGCCGCCTTGTCGGGGTGGATGGCGGGCTGCTCGATATGCCGCAAGGCGCGGGCGAAGCTGCCGGAAGGCTCCTGACGCCGCATCATGACGGCACCGACGGCTTTTTCTTCACAAGAGCGCACCGGACATGA
- a CDS encoding potassium channel family protein yields the protein MAEPETKPRALLKRAARLPVWADVTLRLSIAFFLIAFVILIHWIDRAGLKDNYDNHISFLDVVYFTMISVTTTGFGDIAPVSDRSRLIESVLVTPVRVAVIFIFVGTAYSFVIKRTWEKWQMSRIQQRLKGHIVVLGFGTSGSEAVRELIARGTDPSCIVVVDQSEESLVQAEAMGCNVLNADATRDETLKDVHIDRACSAIVSAGRDDTSILIVLTIRHLAPDVPISVVIRAGDNELLARQAGANTVINPVSFAGLLLAGSCSGPHISSYLADLASSSGRVVLIERSVRTEEIGIPLKDIKDGIGVRIYREGKPYGFRDDESASLRADDTIVVITQGDGRPPVTMAVD from the coding sequence ATGGCCGAACCCGAAACCAAGCCGCGCGCGCTGCTGAAGCGCGCCGCGCGCCTGCCGGTCTGGGCGGATGTGACGCTGCGGCTGAGCATCGCCTTTTTCCTGATCGCCTTTGTCATCCTGATCCACTGGATCGACCGCGCGGGGCTCAAGGACAATTACGACAACCATATCAGCTTTCTGGATGTCGTCTATTTCACCATGATCTCGGTCACCACCACCGGCTTTGGCGATATCGCCCCGGTGTCCGACCGGTCGCGGCTGATCGAATCGGTGCTGGTGACGCCGGTCCGGGTCGCGGTGATCTTCATCTTCGTGGGCACCGCCTATAGTTTCGTCATCAAGCGCACATGGGAAAAATGGCAGATGAGCAGGATCCAGCAGCGCCTGAAGGGGCATATTGTCGTGCTGGGCTTTGGTACAAGCGGGTCCGAAGCGGTGCGCGAACTGATCGCGCGCGGCACCGATCCGTCGTGCATCGTCGTGGTCGACCAGTCCGAGGAATCGCTGGTCCAGGCCGAAGCGATGGGCTGCAATGTGCTCAACGCCGATGCGACGCGCGACGAGACGCTGAAGGACGTGCATATCGACCGGGCGTGCTCGGCGATCGTGTCGGCCGGGCGCGATGATACCTCGATCCTGATCGTGCTGACCATCCGCCATCTGGCCCCCGATGTGCCGATCAGCGTCGTGATCCGCGCAGGCGACAACGAGCTGCTCGCGCGCCAGGCAGGCGCGAACACGGTCATAAATCCTGTGAGCTTTGCCGGGCTGCTGCTCGCCGGATCGTGCAGCGGGCCGCATATCAGCAGCTATCTGGCCGATCTCGCCTCGTCGAGCGGGCGGGTGGTGCTGATCGAGCGCAGCGTACGGACCGAGGAAATCGGCATTCCGCTCAAGGACATCAAGGACGGTATCGGCGTACGCATCTACCGCGAAGGCAAGCCCTATGGCTTCCGGGACGATGAGAGCGCCAGCCTGCGCGCGGACGATACCATTGTCGTCATCACCCAGGGCGATGGCCGTCCGCCGGTAACGATGGCCGTCGATTAG
- the sseA gene encoding 3-mercaptopyruvate sulfurtransferase, translating into MDSLVSTEWLANEMGASDLRIVDATKFLPDHGRNALAEYEAGHIPGAVFMDLEELVDSNAPVENTLPPAEKFASRMQSLGLGDGSRIVLYDDSPLKSAARAWFMLTMFGAHAVAILDGGIAKWKAEGRPLKSGKETLRHRHFTVWEDRKNVRTKADMLANLHSKGEQVVDARPAARFTGAEEDPRPGIASGHIPGAFNLPHSSLFNADGTWKTGDDLKAAFTAAGIDIDQPMVTTCGSGMTASVVAFGAHLLGKTDVSLYDGSWAEWGADADTPKVTG; encoded by the coding sequence ATGGATTCGCTGGTTTCAACCGAATGGCTCGCCAATGAAATGGGCGCCTCGGATCTTCGCATCGTCGATGCGACCAAGTTTCTGCCCGATCACGGCCGCAATGCGCTCGCCGAATATGAAGCCGGCCACATCCCCGGCGCGGTATTCATGGACCTGGAAGAGCTGGTGGACAGCAACGCTCCGGTCGAAAACACCCTGCCCCCTGCGGAAAAGTTCGCCAGCCGCATGCAGTCGCTGGGCCTGGGCGATGGCAGCCGCATCGTGCTCTACGATGACAGCCCGCTCAAGTCTGCTGCCCGCGCCTGGTTCATGCTGACCATGTTCGGCGCGCATGCCGTCGCGATCCTCGATGGCGGCATCGCCAAGTGGAAGGCCGAAGGCCGTCCGCTCAAGTCGGGCAAGGAAACGCTGCGTCATCGCCACTTCACCGTGTGGGAAGACCGCAAGAACGTCCGCACCAAGGCCGACATGCTGGCGAACCTGCACAGCAAGGGCGAACAGGTGGTCGACGCCCGCCCCGCCGCACGCTTTACCGGCGCGGAAGAAGATCCGCGTCCCGGCATCGCCTCGGGCCATATCCCCGGCGCGTTCAATCTGCCGCACAGCAGCCTGTTCAACGCCGATGGCACCTGGAAGACCGGTGACGATCTCAAGGCTGCGTTTACCGCCGCCGGGATCGACATCGACCAGCCGATGGTCACCACCTGCGGCTCGGGCATGACCGCCAGCGTCGTCGCCTTTGGCGCGCACCTGCTCGGCAAGACCGACGTGTCGCTCTATGACGGCAGCTGGGCCGAATGGGGCGCCGATGCCGATACGCCCAAGGTGACGGGGTAA